The proteins below come from a single Ruegeria sp. SCSIO 43209 genomic window:
- the tolR gene encoding protein TolR, translated as MGAAVQQSSGGNGRRRGRRRGRAQPMAEINVTPFVDVMLVLLIIFMVAAPLLTVGVPVDLPKTAASALPGDNEEPLTVTLTADGRVQIQTTDVLREELIGKLRAIAAERSSDRVFLRADGAIPYAQVMQVMGALNAGGFSNVGLVTDTGGPTLDEG; from the coding sequence ATGGGTGCGGCAGTTCAGCAAAGCTCGGGCGGGAACGGACGCAGGCGCGGACGGCGGCGCGGGCGCGCCCAACCGATGGCCGAGATCAACGTGACGCCCTTTGTTGATGTCATGCTGGTGTTGCTGATCATCTTTATGGTGGCGGCCCCATTGTTGACCGTCGGCGTACCTGTCGATCTGCCCAAGACTGCCGCAAGTGCCTTACCCGGTGACAACGAAGAGCCGCTGACTGTGACCCTGACCGCAGATGGGCGCGTGCAGATCCAGACCACGGATGTGCTGCGCGAAGAACTGATCGGTAAGCTGCGCGCGATCGCAGCTGAGCGCAGCAGCGACCGTGTGTTCTTGCGTGCTGACGGCGCGATTCCCTACGCGCAAGTGATGCAGGTCATGGGCGCTTTGAACGCGGGTGGGTTTTCCAACGTAGGCCTTGTGACCGATACCGGCGGGCCAACGCTGGACGAAGGGTGA
- a CDS encoding energy transducer TonB, whose amino-acid sequence MDTGTKISAIAHVSLIGWALIGGTFRSEPLPMAVQDVSVISAEQFAAMTAQREAPEVPTDPAELQQPAEPDEIEILDPTPEDTPEPEQVAQPEPDPEPEPEPETVEIPPEPELIEQPPTLEEPEPELAALPAPPGPEAEPSPADKIAPEQIAPPPPEAKPDDIETPPVSLDEGAEIQQEQQDQTAPEEAAPEIVTEAEEVEDPAPRTSPRPRVRPNRPAPKPEPEDAETPEPAPTEPAQNEQAINDALAEALGNGTEPSGPPLTSGEKDAMRVAVSRCWNVGSLSTDALETVVVVGFSLTRDGKVVGGSLQLLDSSGGSAASAKQAYEAARRAILRCGSKGYDLPADKYDQWQDIEITFNPERMRIK is encoded by the coding sequence GTGGATACCGGCACCAAGATTTCGGCAATTGCGCATGTCAGCCTGATTGGCTGGGCGCTGATCGGCGGGACCTTCCGGTCCGAACCGCTGCCGATGGCTGTACAGGATGTCTCGGTGATCTCGGCTGAGCAGTTTGCGGCCATGACCGCGCAACGCGAGGCACCCGAGGTGCCGACTGACCCGGCTGAACTGCAACAGCCTGCAGAACCTGATGAGATCGAAATACTGGACCCGACGCCGGAAGATACGCCCGAACCTGAGCAGGTTGCTCAACCCGAACCGGATCCGGAACCGGAACCAGAACCAGAAACAGTGGAAATCCCACCTGAACCCGAACTGATAGAACAGCCTCCAACGCTTGAAGAGCCCGAGCCTGAGCTGGCGGCGCTTCCTGCGCCTCCGGGCCCAGAGGCCGAACCAAGCCCTGCGGATAAGATCGCGCCCGAGCAGATTGCTCCTCCTCCGCCCGAGGCCAAGCCGGATGACATTGAAACCCCTCCGGTTTCGCTGGATGAAGGGGCGGAAATCCAACAAGAACAGCAAGATCAAACGGCACCGGAAGAGGCCGCGCCCGAGATTGTGACCGAGGCGGAAGAAGTCGAAGATCCGGCCCCGCGAACTTCTCCTCGTCCGCGCGTGCGCCCGAACCGGCCGGCACCCAAGCCAGAGCCTGAGGATGCAGAAACGCCCGAGCCCGCGCCGACTGAACCTGCGCAAAACGAGCAAGCGATAAATGACGCCTTGGCCGAAGCATTGGGCAATGGCACCGAACCTTCGGGGCCACCACTGACAAGCGGTGAAAAAGACGCGATGCGGGTTGCGGTGTCGCGGTGTTGGAATGTCGGGTCCCTGTCGACGGATGCGCTGGAAACCGTGGTTGTTGTCGGGTTTTCGTTGACCAGAGATGGCAAAGTGGTTGGCGGCAGTTTGCAGCTACTCGACAGTTCAGGCGGCTCAGCCGCATCAGCAAAACAAGCCTACGAAGCCGCGCGCCGCGCAATTTTGCGCTGTGGGTCTAAAGGATATGACCTACCTGCTGACAAATACGATCAATGGCAGGATATTGAGATTACATTCAATCCCGAGAGGATGCGGATCAAATGA
- the tolB gene encoding Tol-Pal system beta propeller repeat protein TolB: MMKLLTSLLIGLTLLSTSAYAQSGPLRLEIDEGIIEPMPFAVPSFVPDGPSAAQYAQDISRVVVSDLTGTGLFREISSDAYISRVSSFDAPVQFADWKAINAQALVTGAVNVSGKRLTVRFRVWDVFSGQELGNGLQFAGTTDGWRRMAHKVADQVYTRITGEGAYFDSRVAFVSESGPKDQRRKRLAIMDYDGANVQYLTDSAAIVLAPRFSPTGDQLLYTSYETGQPRIYVLDVGRVKRQELKTQEGTMSFSPRFSPDGRSIVYSLTQGGNTDLWKMDLASGQSVRLTNTPAIETAPSYAPDGSRIVFESDRSGTPQLYIMPANGGEATRISFGQGRYGTPVWSPRGDLIAFTKQNKGRFHIGVMRTDGSEERLLTASFLDEGPTWSPNGRVIMFTRETQGASGRSTLYSVDISGRNLRPVRTPDGGSDPSWGPLQN, encoded by the coding sequence ATGATGAAACTTCTGACCAGCCTCTTAATTGGCCTGACCCTTCTTTCGACCTCGGCTTACGCCCAAAGTGGCCCGCTGCGTCTGGAAATCGATGAAGGGATCATCGAACCTATGCCGTTTGCCGTGCCAAGCTTTGTGCCTGACGGTCCCTCGGCGGCACAATATGCACAAGATATCTCGCGGGTGGTCGTGTCTGACCTGACCGGAACGGGCCTGTTTCGTGAAATCTCGTCGGATGCATATATCAGCCGCGTCAGCAGTTTTGACGCGCCGGTACAGTTCGCTGATTGGAAGGCGATCAACGCTCAAGCACTGGTGACAGGGGCGGTCAACGTGTCGGGCAAGCGCCTGACGGTCCGGTTCCGGGTCTGGGATGTCTTCTCGGGGCAGGAACTCGGCAACGGTTTGCAGTTTGCAGGAACAACCGACGGTTGGAGGCGCATGGCGCATAAGGTCGCGGATCAGGTTTATACCCGGATCACGGGAGAGGGCGCCTATTTCGACAGCCGTGTCGCGTTCGTGTCGGAGAGCGGCCCAAAGGATCAACGGCGCAAACGGTTGGCCATAATGGATTACGACGGCGCTAATGTGCAGTATCTGACCGACAGCGCAGCGATTGTTCTGGCGCCTCGGTTCTCACCGACGGGCGACCAGTTGCTCTATACCAGCTACGAGACCGGTCAGCCGCGTATTTACGTTCTGGATGTCGGCCGCGTGAAGCGGCAGGAGTTGAAAACGCAGGAAGGCACCATGAGTTTCTCACCGCGCTTCTCTCCGGATGGTCGTTCAATTGTTTATTCGTTGACCCAAGGCGGAAACACGGATTTGTGGAAAATGGATCTGGCCTCGGGCCAAAGCGTGCGACTGACCAATACGCCCGCGATTGAAACTGCACCAAGCTATGCGCCAGATGGCAGTCGGATCGTGTTTGAAAGCGACCGGTCGGGCACTCCGCAGCTTTACATCATGCCCGCCAACGGAGGCGAGGCAACGCGGATCAGTTTTGGGCAAGGCCGCTATGGCACGCCGGTCTGGTCTCCGCGTGGTGACTTGATTGCCTTTACCAAGCAGAACAAAGGTCGCTTCCACATCGGTGTTATGCGCACAGATGGCAGCGAAGAGCGCCTTTTGACCGCCTCGTTCCTGGACGAAGGTCCCACTTGGTCGCCAAACGGGCGGGTCATAATGTTCACCCGCGAAACTCAGGGGGCAAGCGGTCGATCGACGCTTTACTCTGTGGATATTTCGGGCCGTAACTTGCGTCCTGTTAGAACGCCGGATGGCGGTAGCGACCCGTCTTGGGGGCCACTGCAGAATTGA
- the pal gene encoding peptidoglycan-associated lipoprotein Pal → MKLLSKVAAIGALTLIAACSNNDPSALGGGAGGSGALVPGSPSDPRSPAYFQQTVGDRVLFAVDQSTLSPQAQTILQGQADWLLANPDFVANIEGHADEQGTREYNLALGARRANAAREYLISRGVAGNRLTTVSYGKERPIEICSTEDCYSKNRRAVTVLTGSTLG, encoded by the coding sequence ATGAAACTGTTGAGCAAAGTCGCGGCAATTGGGGCGCTGACCCTGATTGCGGCCTGTTCCAATAATGATCCGTCGGCTCTGGGTGGCGGCGCTGGTGGCAGCGGCGCACTGGTTCCGGGCTCACCCAGTGATCCGCGTTCGCCAGCCTATTTCCAGCAAACAGTTGGTGACCGGGTTCTGTTCGCGGTCGATCAGTCCACGCTCAGCCCGCAGGCGCAGACGATTCTGCAAGGGCAGGCCGATTGGCTGCTCGCCAATCCGGATTTTGTCGCCAATATCGAAGGCCATGCGGACGAGCAGGGCACGCGCGAATACAACCTTGCGCTTGGAGCTCGTCGGGCCAATGCGGCGCGGGAGTATCTGATCTCGCGCGGGGTGGCAGGCAACCGGTTGACCACCGTCAGCTATGGCAAGGAACGCCCGATCGAAATTTGCAGCACCGAGGATTGCTATTCGAAAAACCGCCGCGCGGTGACGGTGCTGACCGGTTCAACCTTGGGGTAA